A DNA window from Candidatus Desulfatibia profunda contains the following coding sequences:
- a CDS encoding thymidylate synthase has product MYIHKIKARDLPDLWFQAVYDILEHGRRFVIDRGSYAGQTRLEYDYFCGHVTHPYTDPLLPDIPPACGIPNPVEEAYIYGGKGYERSYIEYLMTGHKEPGESYTYGERLTRVPLTGDKLTWWEADNSEIIDKRKVDGKAVFEEGGQIYLNQIEWIVQTYRQYGSRNNQMVLQVAHPSDLTLADPPCLRSIDTRIQDDTLHFIIYFRSWDLWGGLPANLAAIQNLKSYMAGEIGVKDGEMIVESKGLHLYGYAEDLAKLRCLKE; this is encoded by the coding sequence AAATTAAAGCAAGAGATCTGCCGGATCTTTGGTTTCAGGCCGTTTACGATATCCTTGAACACGGCCGCAGATTTGTCATCGACCGCGGCAGTTATGCCGGCCAGACCAGGCTGGAATACGATTATTTTTGTGGCCACGTCACCCATCCATATACAGATCCTTTGTTGCCGGATATTCCGCCGGCCTGCGGCATTCCCAATCCGGTTGAGGAAGCCTATATATATGGTGGTAAGGGTTATGAGCGCTCGTATATTGAATATCTGATGACCGGACATAAAGAGCCCGGAGAATCCTACACCTATGGCGAGCGGTTGACCAGGGTGCCGCTAACCGGGGACAAACTAACCTGGTGGGAAGCGGACAACAGTGAAATCATCGACAAGCGCAAGGTGGACGGCAAGGCTGTTTTTGAAGAAGGCGGCCAAATTTATCTGAATCAAATCGAGTGGATTGTTCAGACCTATAGACAATACGGAAGCCGCAACAACCAGATGGTGCTTCAGGTCGCCCACCCCTCAGACCTGACGCTTGCGGACCCGCCCTGTCTGCGATCCATAGATACGCGCATACAGGACGACACCCTTCATTTTATCATATATTTTCGATCGTGGGATCTTTGGGGCGGGTTGCCGGCAAACCTGGCTGCGATTCAAAACCTCAAAAGCTACATGGCTGGTGAAATCGGTGTAAAAGACGGTGAGATGATCGTCGAAAGCAAAGGCCTGCATTTATACGGGTATGCCGAAGACCTGGCAAAGCTAAGGTGTCTCAAAGAATGA